A window of the Nibribacter ruber genome harbors these coding sequences:
- a CDS encoding sodium:solute symporter, translating to MSSTLILGIITAYFCVLILISFLTSKKGESTDSFFLANRQSPWYVVAFGMIGTSLSGVTFISIPGMVEKAQFSYLQLIFGNMLGYFVVALILMPLYYRLNLVSIYTYLEERFGFWSYKTGAAFFLLSRTLGASIRMYLVAGVLQLAVFDDLGVPFEVSVAITIALIWVYTFRGGMKTIIWTDTFQTLAMLICVGVSISMISSELNLSFSGMVDTISNSKYSQVFFWDVKDPRYFFKQFLSGAFISIVMVGLDQDMMQKNLSCKNLKEAQKNMFTFTVIIMIVNILFLSLGALLYLYAGAKGIGLPEKGDNVFPFLALNYFSSFAAIAFILGITAITYASADSALTALTTSFCVDFLDFKNRPETERIRLKNWVHLTFSLLMGLIIIAFKYLNNESVVQAVFKVAGYTYGPLLGLYAFGVFTRLAVRDRLTPVVCVLAPILTFIISSNSVEWLWGYEFGFEVLILNGALTFLGLLSISYKKTEFIDTQALS from the coding sequence ATGTCTTCAACGCTAATTCTGGGCATCATCACCGCCTATTTTTGTGTACTCATCTTAATCTCCTTTCTCACCAGCAAGAAAGGCGAGTCTACAGACAGCTTCTTCCTGGCCAACCGACAGTCGCCGTGGTATGTGGTGGCTTTTGGCATGATTGGCACTTCCCTTTCTGGGGTGACGTTCATTTCCATTCCGGGCATGGTGGAGAAGGCCCAGTTCTCATACCTGCAGCTCATTTTTGGCAACATGCTGGGCTATTTTGTAGTGGCCTTGATCTTGATGCCCTTATATTACCGTCTCAATCTGGTGTCCATTTATACCTACCTGGAAGAGCGTTTCGGGTTCTGGTCTTACAAAACCGGCGCGGCGTTCTTTTTGCTGTCCCGCACGCTGGGCGCTTCTATTAGGATGTACCTGGTGGCAGGCGTATTGCAGTTGGCGGTGTTTGATGACCTGGGCGTTCCGTTTGAAGTGTCTGTGGCCATTACCATTGCGCTCATCTGGGTTTACACGTTTAGAGGCGGCATGAAAACCATCATCTGGACGGACACTTTCCAGACGCTGGCCATGCTCATCTGCGTGGGCGTGAGTATTTCCATGATTTCGTCTGAGTTGAACCTGTCCTTTTCTGGCATGGTAGACACCATCTCCAACAGCAAATACTCACAAGTGTTCTTCTGGGATGTGAAAGACCCGCGCTACTTCTTTAAGCAGTTCCTGTCTGGGGCTTTCATCTCCATTGTGATGGTAGGTCTGGATCAGGACATGATGCAGAAGAACCTGAGCTGTAAAAACCTGAAGGAAGCCCAGAAGAACATGTTCACCTTCACGGTCATCATCATGATTGTGAACATTCTGTTCCTGAGCCTGGGCGCGTTGTTGTACCTGTACGCCGGTGCCAAAGGCATTGGCCTGCCTGAGAAAGGTGATAACGTGTTCCCGTTCCTGGCGCTTAACTACTTCTCCTCCTTTGCAGCCATTGCGTTCATTCTGGGCATCACGGCCATCACGTACGCTTCGGCAGACTCTGCCTTGACGGCACTCACCACCTCTTTCTGCGTAGATTTTCTGGATTTCAAAAACCGTCCAGAGACAGAGCGCATCAGGTTGAAGAACTGGGTGCACCTTACCTTTTCGCTTTTGATGGGCCTTATCATCATCGCCTTCAAGTACCTGAACAATGAGAGCGTGGTGCAGGCGGTGTTCAAAGTGGCCGGGTACACGTATGGCCCTCTGCTGGGTCTTTATGCCTTTGGCGTGTTCACGCGTTTGGCCGTGCGCGACCGTTTAACGCCGGTGGTTTGCGTGCTGGCTCCCATCCTTACATTTATCATCAGTTCTAATTCTGTGGAGTGGCTCTGGGGATATGAGTTCGGGTTTGAGGTATTGATCCTGAACGGGGCACTTACGTTCCTGGGCTTGCTTTCCATCTCGTATAAAAAGACTGAATTCATAGACACGCAGGCCTTGTCTTAG
- a CDS encoding M61 family metallopeptidase, whose product MKKSICAAVAVMIWGFTSPAQAQEQQIHYTVSFENAAHHEAQVKAVFQGVKTPVLEVRMSRSSPGRYALHEFAKNVYSVQAFDSQGKPLPITRPNLHQWNVSGHDGTVHITYTLFADRPDGTYAGVNETHAKLNAPATFMYANGFEQAPARVEFKATNFPQWTAATQLKPETGNNLTFSAPNFQYLMDSPTELANLQWRQWPVAENGRTQQVRIAMHHQGTEKELDEYTQKAQRIVTQAQAVFGELPAFDFGTYTFLACYMPGTPGDGMEHRNSTSITSSRPLRTGMIGNLGTLAHEFFHSWNVERIRPKSLEPFNFADANMSGELWLAEGFTNYYTDLLMHRAGVINAEEYLQAAADEVGYVIFAPGKNYFSPVEMSMQAPFVDASRSVDPVNRHNTFISYYTFGSAVGFGLDLTLRTRFQGLTLDDYMRLLWQRHGKPEKPYTLADLEVALADLTKDPAFAKDFFLRHVHGKELMPYETLAKQMGVVLRTARPGKAVLNTEQLQFTNDQATLMSGTHIGSPLYKAGLDREDVLLTVNGKKLKDQKTLDEILNKFKPGQTVQVEVEQRGTKKQVAVTLAQDPKIEMVPLEKTGQTLTPDMKARREAWLGSKTVQ is encoded by the coding sequence ATGAAAAAGAGCATTTGTGCGGCCGTTGCCGTCATGATATGGGGGTTCACCTCTCCTGCCCAAGCCCAGGAACAACAAATACACTACACGGTTTCGTTTGAGAACGCGGCCCACCATGAGGCCCAGGTAAAAGCGGTCTTTCAGGGGGTGAAAACTCCGGTGCTGGAAGTGCGCATGAGCCGCTCCTCGCCAGGCCGGTATGCGTTGCATGAGTTCGCCAAGAACGTGTACAGCGTGCAGGCCTTTGACAGCCAGGGCAAACCATTACCCATCACCAGACCCAACCTGCACCAATGGAACGTCTCTGGCCATGACGGCACGGTACACATCACCTACACCCTCTTCGCTGACCGACCCGATGGCACCTATGCCGGCGTGAATGAAACGCATGCCAAGTTAAACGCTCCTGCCACGTTTATGTACGCCAACGGCTTTGAGCAGGCCCCAGCGCGGGTGGAATTCAAGGCCACTAATTTTCCGCAATGGACAGCAGCCACGCAGTTAAAGCCCGAGACTGGCAACAACCTCACGTTCAGCGCGCCAAATTTCCAATACCTCATGGACAGCCCCACTGAGCTGGCCAACCTGCAATGGCGCCAGTGGCCCGTGGCAGAAAACGGCCGCACCCAGCAGGTTAGAATTGCCATGCACCACCAGGGCACTGAGAAAGAACTGGACGAGTACACGCAGAAGGCCCAGCGCATTGTCACGCAGGCGCAGGCCGTGTTTGGGGAGCTTCCCGCCTTTGACTTCGGCACGTACACCTTTTTGGCCTGTTACATGCCGGGCACGCCTGGAGACGGAATGGAGCACCGCAACTCTACCAGCATCACCAGTTCGCGTCCTTTGCGCACCGGCATGATTGGCAATCTGGGAACTCTGGCGCATGAGTTTTTCCATTCCTGGAACGTAGAGCGCATCAGGCCCAAGAGCCTGGAGCCGTTCAACTTTGCAGACGCCAACATGAGCGGTGAACTGTGGCTGGCCGAAGGCTTCACTAATTACTACACAGACTTGCTCATGCACCGCGCGGGCGTCATCAACGCAGAAGAATACTTGCAGGCCGCCGCCGATGAGGTGGGTTATGTAATCTTCGCACCGGGCAAAAACTACTTCTCGCCAGTTGAGATGAGCATGCAGGCGCCGTTTGTAGACGCCTCCAGATCAGTGGACCCGGTGAACAGGCACAATACGTTCATCTCGTACTACACCTTCGGGAGTGCGGTGGGCTTTGGTTTGGACCTGACCTTACGCACCAGATTTCAGGGCTTGACCTTAGACGACTACATGCGCCTGCTCTGGCAGCGCCACGGCAAACCAGAAAAGCCATATACGCTGGCAGACCTGGAAGTAGCCTTGGCAGATTTGACCAAAGATCCTGCCTTCGCCAAAGATTTCTTCTTAAGACACGTACATGGCAAGGAGCTGATGCCGTATGAAACCCTGGCCAAGCAGATGGGTGTGGTTTTGCGGACTGCGCGGCCGGGAAAAGCCGTTTTGAACACAGAACAATTACAGTTCACTAATGACCAGGCCACGTTAATGAGCGGCACGCACATTGGCAGCCCGCTCTACAAGGCAGGCCTGGACCGCGAAGACGTCCTTTTGACGGTGAATGGCAAAAAGCTGAAAGACCAGAAGACCCTGGATGAGATTTTGAACAAGTTCAAGCCCGGCCAGACCGTTCAGGTGGAAGTAGAGCAGCGCGGCACCAAGAAACAAGTGGCCGTCACGCTGGCGCAGGACCCAAAAATTGAAATGGTGCCTCTGGAGAAAACCGGTCAGACGCTCACGCCAGACATGAAAGCCCGCCGCGAGGCCTGGTTAGGAAGTAAAACAGTGCAGTAG
- a CDS encoding class I SAM-dependent methyltransferase, whose product MSLVPSFPNFNGIAPLYDQLAKGVYGSAQLRAQQQYLASIPEHAQVLILGGGTGWILTEVLRLARPGHVLFLEASEKMVHLAKERLQKKSQSGLETQVEFRVGTEKDLGTEEKFHVVLTPFVLDLFAVEQARQMVQTLDQHLLTGGLWLHTDFQESDSWFKKIWQQPLLWAMYRFFGWVSQVPARRLPLFRQLFQERGYTLEEETDFYGGFICAQQYRKPGP is encoded by the coding sequence ATGTCTCTAGTGCCCTCTTTTCCAAATTTCAATGGTATCGCGCCGCTGTATGACCAACTGGCGAAGGGGGTGTATGGCAGTGCGCAACTTAGAGCCCAGCAACAGTATTTGGCTAGTATTCCTGAACATGCCCAAGTGCTGATCTTGGGCGGGGGAACCGGTTGGATTTTGACGGAGGTACTGAGGCTGGCTCGACCCGGGCATGTCCTGTTTCTGGAGGCTTCTGAGAAAATGGTCCATCTGGCGAAGGAAAGGCTTCAGAAAAAGAGCCAATCCGGGCTGGAAACGCAGGTAGAGTTCAGAGTCGGTACAGAAAAAGACTTGGGCACAGAGGAGAAGTTCCACGTGGTTCTGACGCCCTTCGTGTTGGATTTGTTTGCAGTGGAGCAGGCCCGGCAGATGGTGCAGACCCTGGACCAGCATTTACTAACCGGCGGGCTCTGGCTGCACACAGACTTCCAGGAGAGCGACAGTTGGTTTAAGAAAATCTGGCAGCAACCTTTGCTGTGGGCCATGTACCGCTTCTTTGGTTGGGTGAGCCAGGTGCCGGCCAGGAGGTTACCGCTCTTCCGGCAGTTGTTTCAGGAACGGGGGTATACCCTAGAAGAAGAAACGGACTTCTACGGTGGGTTCATCTGCGCGCAGCAATACAGAAAGCCTGGTCCTTAA
- a CDS encoding CinA family protein — protein MKMPDLTPLVLKLKDKGLTLAFAESCTAGSLAAELSKATGTTGVFLGSMVTYDTSVKQKVLKVKKKTLDLYTAESHQVTNEMVLGLHSLLKADVCIAVTGLFGGGASETVEKPVGTVFVSILFQKKVEEYREVFKGDFEKMRHQTVAFIFQKLKDTVERHFLHD, from the coding sequence ATGAAAATGCCTGACCTTACCCCGCTGGTGCTCAAACTTAAAGATAAAGGCCTGACCCTGGCGTTCGCGGAAAGCTGCACCGCGGGCAGCCTGGCCGCCGAACTCTCCAAAGCCACTGGCACCACCGGTGTCTTTCTGGGCAGCATGGTCACTTATGACACGTCTGTGAAGCAGAAGGTGCTCAAGGTGAAAAAGAAGACCCTGGACCTTTACACCGCCGAAAGCCACCAAGTCACCAATGAGATGGTCCTGGGCCTGCACTCCCTGCTCAAAGCCGATGTCTGCATTGCCGTGACCGGCCTGTTTGGCGGCGGCGCCTCTGAAACCGTGGAGAAGCCTGTGGGCACCGTGTTTGTGTCCATTCTCTTTCAGAAGAAAGTGGAGGAGTACCGTGAGGTGTTCAAAGGCGATTTTGAAAAAATGCGGCACCAGACAGTCGCGTTTATTTTTCAGAAGCTGAAAGACACGGTGGAGCGGCATTTTTTGCATGATTGA
- a CDS encoding phosphatase PAP2 family protein, producing the protein MTRRIRKFLASSALFTVELIIIWIVFLGCLVLFFWLAKEVLPGTELKFDSRAFAWADSINNAALTEFIKVVTFLASRNFITGAALMLIAYFLFVKKHKWYSLKVPVIAVGSISLNLLLKYLFNRPRPLIPHLVDSYGLSFPSGHAMISASFYGLLIYLVYKNVKPEAARWALIAGLSVLIVFIGFSRVYLHVHYATDVLAGLAAGLGWVILAVRLLRLMEKYSKRNLNPVVKGEELPVA; encoded by the coding sequence ATGACACGTAGAATAAGAAAGTTTCTGGCCTCTTCTGCCTTGTTCACGGTAGAGCTGATCATTATCTGGATCGTTTTCCTGGGGTGCCTGGTCTTGTTTTTCTGGCTGGCCAAGGAAGTGCTGCCCGGCACCGAACTCAAGTTTGACAGCCGGGCCTTTGCGTGGGCAGACAGCATCAACAACGCCGCCCTCACCGAGTTCATCAAGGTGGTCACGTTTCTGGCCTCCCGAAACTTCATCACGGGGGCAGCCCTCATGCTTATCGCCTATTTTTTGTTTGTGAAGAAACACAAGTGGTATTCCCTCAAGGTGCCGGTCATTGCGGTGGGCAGCATCTCGCTTAACTTGCTGTTAAAATATCTGTTCAACCGTCCCCGGCCACTCATCCCGCATCTGGTAGACTCCTACGGCCTCAGTTTTCCCAGCGGACACGCCATGATCAGTGCCTCGTTTTATGGGCTCTTGATTTACCTGGTGTACAAAAACGTAAAACCAGAGGCGGCCCGGTGGGCGTTGATAGCAGGGCTTAGCGTACTCATTGTGTTCATAGGATTCAGCCGGGTGTACCTGCACGTGCACTATGCCACAGATGTGTTGGCGGGCCTGGCGGCAGGGCTGGGCTGGGTGATTCTGGCGGTGCGTCTGTTGCGCCTCATGGAGAAGTATTCTAAGCGAAACCTCAACCCCGTGGTGAAGGGCGAGGAGCTGCCCGTGGCCTGA
- a CDS encoding phosphatase PAP2 family protein: protein MRTSESKRDHWARRIGALVAALSIQVLLIWLVFVGSALLFFWMVTEVFVEQEKDLDQAAFAFVGDFTTPEFTDAMYFITFFGSKYFLIFGSLGLALFFFIFKKWRFYSLKVISIAATTTLFNQTMKWLFGRPRPETAFLEQGGNSFPSGHAMIGGAFWGLLLYLVWTNIERRWLRWLLSLLLVLWILLIGFSRVYLNVHYASDVLAGWGAGFFWLILAIALLKKIQQRMGRKIEAEVSEE, encoded by the coding sequence ATGCGTACATCAGAATCCAAAAGAGACCATTGGGCCAGAAGAATTGGTGCGCTGGTTGCCGCCCTTTCCATTCAGGTGTTGTTGATTTGGCTGGTGTTTGTGGGTTCGGCGCTGCTGTTCTTCTGGATGGTGACCGAAGTATTTGTAGAGCAGGAAAAAGACTTGGATCAGGCAGCCTTCGCCTTTGTGGGCGACTTCACCACGCCCGAGTTCACAGACGCCATGTACTTTATCACGTTTTTCGGGTCAAAGTATTTTTTGATTTTCGGGTCCCTGGGTTTGGCGCTGTTTTTTTTCATTTTCAAGAAATGGCGGTTCTACTCGCTCAAAGTCATTTCCATTGCCGCCACTACCACGCTTTTCAACCAGACTATGAAATGGCTTTTTGGAAGACCCCGCCCAGAGACGGCCTTTCTGGAGCAGGGGGGCAACAGTTTTCCCAGCGGCCACGCCATGATTGGCGGCGCTTTCTGGGGCCTGCTGCTGTACCTGGTCTGGACGAACATTGAGCGCCGGTGGCTGCGCTGGCTGCTCAGCCTTTTACTGGTTCTCTGGATTCTGCTTATTGGGTTTAGCCGGGTGTATTTGAACGTGCATTACGCCTCTGATGTGCTGGCCGGCTGGGGGGCAGGTTTTTTCTGGCTCATCCTTGCCATTGCCCTGCTCAAGAAAATTCAGCAACGCATGGGCCGCAAAATTGAGGCGGAAGTAAGCGAGGAGTAA
- a CDS encoding O-acetyl-ADP-ribose deacetylase, whose protein sequence is MPHSHRIHLMQSDITKVNTDAIVNAANTSLLGGGGVDGAIHRAGGPAILAECRQIVARQGGCKTGEAVITTGGNLPASYVIHTVGPVWNGGHKNEPALLANCYRHSLELAEKHGIKTVAFPNISTGIYGYPKDQAAHIAVSTVQDFLQHHALPEQVTFVVFDQDNLSLYQRLLKKPD, encoded by the coding sequence ATGCCCCACAGCCACAGAATCCACCTCATGCAGAGTGACATTACCAAGGTGAATACAGACGCCATCGTCAACGCGGCCAACACCAGTTTGCTGGGCGGCGGCGGCGTGGACGGTGCCATCCATAGAGCCGGCGGCCCGGCCATTCTAGCCGAATGCCGGCAGATTGTGGCCCGGCAGGGCGGCTGCAAAACCGGCGAGGCCGTGATTACAACAGGAGGGAATTTACCGGCCAGTTACGTGATTCATACGGTGGGGCCCGTGTGGAACGGCGGCCATAAAAACGAGCCTGCCCTTTTGGCCAATTGCTACCGCCACTCCCTGGAGCTGGCAGAAAAGCATGGGATCAAAACGGTTGCGTTCCCAAACATCAGCACGGGCATCTACGGTTACCCCAAAGACCAGGCGGCTCACATAGCAGTGTCCACAGTGCAAGATTTTCTGCAGCATCATGCCCTTCCAGAGCAAGTCACGTTTGTAGTTTTTGACCAAGACAACCTAAGCCTGTACCAGAGACTTTTGAAGAAGCCTGACTGA
- a CDS encoding GAF domain-containing protein, whose translation MNSQEHQISIAAFPFKAYFSLTPIINYWQNEQTGCRSSFNLCADEIKKQLKAAPELLQPIEDFSALEKHQCLIDLLMTAIFPPATQVVEAIGTVGPLYDASFYYTDLFKQIILTDQNHLKRPLNIDENRMLFNRVRMVYFLVLEKFYGIQVPHEEFLIYTVPDYQLGLYRHFNVEINTQFLEINALQELPELAESDIQYLLDNIRDMDIWMQALPPDLFEISGFYTLHLVDVTVQEVLSSLKNDLLERDVMLAPDRFEQLQEKVRIFFKRPHLQLGVAAFHKNRSTFVNFGNKINHSFLLQSEPGSSSYVGFKSIYDSLVREGKPLVIKDVSVTQLLPDGVREEMLGMGIRNIILALLRYGDEPIGILELGSPNPGDLDNFSLAKMDQFLPLFSVAVNRNSEEVESRVQAVIREKFTAIHPVLEWRFREAALNMLNRANEMNGAAEMEPIVFKDVYPLYAVADVRSSSTERNTAIQGDLAEHLHLAERILKKAIEVHTLPILDELRFSVSKHLRQLKKGVLQQDGILIFELLRTQVEPMFTFLEATHPDLLPYIQNYRNAMDPQLGILYKRRKAFEESLTLINETISKYIEQEELKAQEMYPHYFEKFKTDGVEFNIYVGASLEETQPFDAMFLRNLRLWQLMVMCEVTRLTAALKPQLEVPLETTQLILMHSQPLAIRFRQDERKFDVDGAYNIRYEIVKKRVDKAMVRGTDERLTQPGKIAIVYSQAREANEYLEYIEYLQNKNMLTEDVEHLEIEDLQGVSGLKALRVYVKC comes from the coding sequence ATGAATTCCCAAGAACACCAGATAAGCATCGCTGCGTTTCCGTTTAAGGCTTATTTCAGCCTTACTCCCATCATTAACTACTGGCAGAATGAGCAAACGGGCTGCCGGAGCAGCTTTAATTTATGCGCCGATGAGATAAAAAAGCAGTTGAAGGCCGCCCCAGAACTGCTTCAGCCCATTGAAGACTTCAGCGCCCTGGAAAAGCATCAGTGCCTGATTGATTTGCTCATGACGGCTATTTTTCCGCCGGCCACGCAGGTGGTGGAGGCCATTGGCACCGTGGGACCATTGTATGATGCCAGCTTTTACTACACTGACCTGTTCAAACAGATCATCCTCACAGACCAAAACCATTTAAAGCGCCCGCTTAACATTGATGAGAACCGCATGCTGTTCAACCGGGTGCGCATGGTGTATTTTCTGGTGCTGGAGAAGTTCTATGGCATACAGGTGCCGCATGAGGAGTTCCTTATCTATACCGTTCCAGATTACCAGCTGGGCTTGTACCGCCATTTCAATGTAGAAATTAATACCCAGTTTCTGGAGATCAACGCCTTGCAGGAGCTGCCAGAACTCGCCGAATCTGATATCCAGTACCTGCTGGACAACATCCGGGACATGGATATCTGGATGCAGGCCTTGCCACCCGATCTGTTTGAGATAAGTGGCTTTTACACCTTGCATCTGGTAGACGTGACGGTGCAGGAGGTATTGTCATCGCTTAAGAATGATTTGCTGGAACGCGACGTGATGCTGGCCCCAGACCGCTTTGAGCAGTTGCAGGAGAAGGTGCGCATTTTCTTTAAACGCCCGCACCTGCAGTTGGGCGTGGCGGCCTTCCATAAGAACCGGAGCACGTTCGTCAACTTCGGGAATAAGATCAACCACAGCTTTTTACTGCAAAGTGAGCCGGGCAGCAGCAGCTACGTGGGGTTCAAGTCCATTTATGACAGTCTGGTGCGCGAGGGCAAGCCGTTGGTCATCAAAGACGTGTCTGTGACGCAGTTGTTGCCAGACGGCGTGCGCGAAGAAATGCTGGGCATGGGCATACGCAACATCATCCTGGCTCTGTTACGGTACGGCGATGAGCCCATTGGCATTCTGGAACTGGGCTCGCCCAACCCCGGCGACCTGGACAATTTCTCGCTGGCCAAAATGGACCAGTTCCTGCCTCTCTTCTCGGTGGCTGTGAACAGGAACTCAGAGGAAGTAGAATCACGGGTGCAGGCGGTAATCAGGGAGAAGTTCACGGCCATTCATCCGGTGCTGGAATGGCGGTTTAGAGAAGCGGCCCTCAACATGCTCAACCGAGCCAATGAGATGAACGGCGCGGCAGAAATGGAGCCTATTGTGTTCAAAGACGTGTACCCGCTCTATGCCGTGGCAGACGTGCGCAGTTCCAGCACAGAACGTAACACCGCCATTCAGGGAGACCTGGCCGAGCACCTGCACCTGGCAGAGCGCATCTTGAAAAAAGCCATTGAAGTACACACCCTGCCCATTCTGGATGAGCTGCGCTTTTCGGTTTCCAAGCATTTGAGGCAATTGAAAAAGGGCGTGCTGCAACAAGACGGTATTCTCATTTTTGAGCTGCTGCGCACGCAGGTAGAACCCATGTTCACGTTTCTGGAGGCCACGCACCCAGACCTACTGCCCTACATCCAGAACTACCGCAACGCCATGGATCCGCAGTTGGGCATCTTGTACAAGCGCCGCAAGGCCTTTGAAGAAAGCCTCACGCTTATCAATGAGACCATCTCTAAATACATTGAGCAGGAAGAGCTGAAAGCCCAGGAGATGTACCCGCATTATTTTGAGAAGTTCAAGACAGACGGGGTAGAATTCAACATCTACGTGGGCGCGTCTCTGGAAGAAACCCAACCCTTTGACGCCATGTTTCTGCGCAACCTCAGGCTCTGGCAGCTCATGGTCATGTGTGAGGTCACCCGTCTCACCGCCGCTCTAAAACCCCAGCTGGAAGTGCCGCTGGAAACCACCCAGCTCATCTTGATGCACAGCCAGCCCCTGGCCATCAGGTTCAGGCAGGATGAGCGCAAGTTTGACGTGGACGGTGCTTACAACATACGCTATGAGATTGTGAAGAAGCGGGTTGACAAAGCCATGGTACGCGGCACTGACGAACGCCTCACCCAGCCGGGTAAGATTGCCATTGTGTACTCCCAGGCCCGCGAAGCCAACGAGTACCTGGAGTACATTGAGTACCTCCAAAACAAGAACATGCTCACCGAAGACGTGGAACATCTGGAGATTGAAGACCTGCAAGGCGTGAGCGGCCTGAAGGCCCTGCGCGTCTACGTCAAATGCTAA
- a CDS encoding fasciclin domain-containing protein gives MKKSILFIALAGASFFAVDATAQTTSKTKMDKTTGAEKKEGVLVGGAMMVPSKNIVANALGSSDHTTLVAAVKAAGLVETLMGPGPFTVFAPTNAAFEKLPAGTLEMLLLPENKAKLTAILTYHVVPGRLQAKDLKNGQKLKTVNGETLTVTRKGNMVMINGATVAIADVISSNGVTHVIDAVVLPTM, from the coding sequence ATGAAAAAGTCTATCCTATTCATTGCCTTGGCAGGCGCCTCTTTCTTTGCCGTTGATGCCACTGCCCAAACCACGTCTAAAACTAAAATGGACAAAACCACCGGTGCCGAGAAAAAAGAAGGCGTGCTGGTGGGCGGCGCCATGATGGTACCGTCCAAAAACATTGTCGCCAATGCCTTGGGTTCTAGCGACCATACCACTCTGGTTGCCGCTGTAAAAGCCGCTGGCCTGGTAGAAACCTTGATGGGCCCAGGCCCTTTCACAGTGTTTGCCCCAACCAATGCAGCGTTTGAGAAACTGCCCGCCGGCACCCTTGAAATGCTGTTACTGCCAGAAAACAAGGCAAAACTCACGGCCATCTTAACCTACCACGTAGTACCCGGTCGCCTGCAAGCCAAAGACCTGAAAAACGGCCAGAAACTAAAAACTGTGAATGGAGAAACCCTCACCGTCACCCGCAAGGGCAACATGGTCATGATCAATGGAGCCACGGTTGCCATAGCCGATGTCATCTCCAGCAATGGCGTAACCCACGTGATTGATGCCGTAGTTTTACCCACCATGTAA